The window actcctgaaacaaaaattagtaatcataacttcttttaagtgcttcttgactttttacacaaacggtacaaataagtgcttataacttacaAACTCAGAAGTCGACTTATAATATGCTGCCAAACACCacctttataatataataattcaacTACACCCATTACAATCTTCCACTACAACCCCTTACTCGCACTATACactcactatatatatttaatcggTCTCATCACTTTAACAGCTTTTACTACTACTTTTTTTCCACTAaattttcttaacctccttgtcACAACTCACACCCCATCTATGTATGTATGAATCTATGATCTATGTAGAATATTATAGTTTCTTTTGCCTGTTTGGAATAGTAGTTTCCACCTCATGATTCTTTGCCCTTCTACTTAATAAATATTACAACTCTGCCACTGATATTATTTAGGAAATGAAGACACATTTTTGCCACATCCAAATTCCAACACCACACTTGCGTGCTATCTCCCGGTTTTATATCATGTAATGCATAATTCAAATTTGAAGCTTCTGCCCGAAGCTtagtttgaaattgaattatACATTGGATTTTGTGTGTTCTCTCCTCAAGACTCTTTCCTTTCCTAATTCAACTCTAATTCTATTGGAATATTCATTTACTTCGTTCTCTCAAAGTTGCATCTCATGAGTTTTACTTTTGTTCATTATTTTtacttttgtttattatttcgTTGCAGGATGAAGATGGGATACAATCATACAAGCTAATTGATGTGAAAAACTGAAATTACATCCAATccgtttataaaattttagttacaAGGTTGGGAAAGTTTTAATTGATCGTCTCTTATTATCTTTGTTATTTGTGTATATACACGTTATTGTTTTCAttagtacttttttttttttgctgaattGATTAGTATTACGAAATACTATGGATGCATATTGCAATTAGTATTATGAATATACTCACTCCGTTTTAAATTAGATTTCcacttaaaaaaatcacacaatttaaaaatagtggatgtttacaaattaattgtattaaatgatcaaaatatgtggagtaagATTGATCTAGgatatataaataagagatatgttgaataaaattgactttggaaatatgattttgcaattgaaagttgaagtagacaagtaatttgaaactaaaagttttcttaaaaatggacatgtaaattgaaatggaaggagtatatttttttcttttttgtatattcATGATTAGTACACTCTTACATCATGAAACAGTTTTATATAGCACTACACCCAAAAGTCATTAAAAATAGTAtcataaaaaacaataaaatcataatgttttcatttgaattaCTAACAATTATTATACTCTTACAtactaaaaaagtaaaaaaaaaaaaaaaaaaaaaacaaatatggtAAAGGTGCAAGTATCCTCCTGATAGAAGTAGATGGGAAGAGTTTTTGTAGAAATAGAATATACCTTGTCAAGTAGACTAGTAGTATGAATTCTAGGCGGAATAATAATTCTTGGCGGAATATGTGCATATATACACGGCGGGGTCGACGTGCGTGAATATTAGTAAGAGGCGTGAAAGATGTCTggtttaaaaactgaaaatctGAAGTTGTTTGGTTTGTTCATCGTCTCAATTCCTTTGCTCATCTATTACTGCTCAAGAGATAAGCCTGAGAAGAAGATAGAAAAGGAGCATGAAGAAGAATTAGTTGATATCAAGTCATGGTCTGAACTTGATGCCAACTTATTGGGTGAAATTCTAAGCCGACTCTGTCTCACTGCCCAGGCTCGTTTTCGTGTTGTTTGCAAGAACTGGCTGCCTGTTGATCCCATCATGACTACAAAATCATTACCTTGGTGTCTAACTTTGGATCCTTCACTTACACCTGTAACAAAGCGCTTAGATATTCAACTCTATGATGCTTCTTCATCTCCGAACCTAGCTTCGCAACACTATatatcgttggctaaattaggCATTCCGTCTTCTTCTTATATGAAAATTAGACCTAGCGTGAGGCACAACTGGTTATTAATTAGCATGCGTCAACGAAGATTGTTTTTTTGGCTTCGTAGATACTGGTTATTGTTCTCGCCTTTCACTAGAAAAATCATCACCCTCCCAAAGTTTGACTATCCACGCCGTTTTTTATTTCACTCAACCTTTTCCACCCAACCTGATTCTCCGGATTGCGTCTTTTTTCTTGTAGACGCTAGTCATGCCGGCAAAATTGCTCTTTTAACATATCGAAGTGGTGACAAAGAATGGACTGCTAAACAATTTGACACTGTGCCTAATTTTGCGCGGTGTTCTTGCAGTCTTGTCTGCCTTGGTGGATTGTTGTACATTGTATCTCCGTGTGGACAATTAGCTACCTATAACTATAATATTCTTGACGGGGAACTCAAGTTTGAATGTTTGCTGGTAAAACGGCTCTTTGTCCGAAATTTTCGTTCGTCAAGGATACCCAGAGTGTTCGAGTTGGATGGAGAGCTGACGATTCTGTATTGTGGCTCAGATGCACAAGAGAATGCCACTTTAGCCGGAGCTAAACAGTGTATACAAAGATATAATCGGGCAGAGAAGTCTTGGACTCCTCTAAGTAGCTTGGGCGATAAAGCATTATTTGTGAGCGACAAAAACTTGCAAGTCGCCACATTAAATAAAAAGGATATGAGAAATAACGGAGT of the Daucus carota subsp. sativus chromosome 4, DH1 v3.0, whole genome shotgun sequence genome contains:
- the LOC108217199 gene encoding uncharacterized protein LOC108217199 — translated: MSGLKTENLKLFGLFIVSIPLLIYYCSRDKPEKKIEKEHEEELVDIKSWSELDANLLGEILSRLCLTAQARFRVVCKNWLPVDPIMTTKSLPWCLTLDPSLTPVTKRLDIQLYDASSSPNLASQHYISLAKLGIPSSSYMKIRPSVRHNWLLISMRQRRLFFWLRRYWLLFSPFTRKIITLPKFDYPRRFLFHSTFSTQPDSPDCVFFLVDASHAGKIALLTYRSGDKEWTAKQFDTVPNFARCSCSLVCLGGLLYIVSPCGQLATYNYNILDGELKFECLLVKRLFVRNFRSSRIPRVFELDGELTILYCGSDAQENATLAGAKQCIQRYNRAEKSWTPLSSLGDKALFVSDKNLQVATLNKKDMRNNGVLLDKIYHFSDGGCIVYSIENGELVEFKSNPNLLEDDARHFHEYKNTCATTLSDTGKLIFWLEPPCVRVAYPGITKDY